One Gloeothece verrucosa PCC 7822 DNA window includes the following coding sequences:
- a CDS encoding alpha/beta fold hydrolase has protein sequence MLPLISSLSKVIKHKYRPLLAFLLAIVLVVLPAFPLRSQSEKLTPNPANPSVVADGSTYKVVPCDQLSKIPGEDKKDDLLTQILGDNLFASGNQEGKDYECGYLTVPEVHSQPGGKTLQVAIAIIKSTNPKPGEPLILFQGGPGGSSLDLFPRLFTLKGDESVQKLRAQRDLIAFEKRGNHYSKPRLNCPEYKESQTAGTPEEQAKERAGLQACRDRLTRQGVNVAAFNSVESAHDVAALAKALGYKQINLYGVSYGTELVQHVMRQHPEIIRSVILDGIVPAEPAIESQTAVILDRLITQVDVACAADSDCKALYPDVKGTFAATYDRLNQTPGSVKLLNSKKQIETQKVTADDLASTIFLMAYDSGAPFVLPALIYQASEGNFTLMAPYVYLAMLSGDSITQGTYFSVKCSEDVPFAKGLEVNGVAPYAKQWGGKIYEEMVAKCKVWNVPAIAQSAHKPVVNDIPALLLNGHFDPITPPIFGRTVAKGLRHHFFVEFPANGHGAIGTLCATSIMAQFLANPQQTPNTSCTNEQTVKFITEKNTLIAPGTRWLGKSLFDLSWQTIFRRLVLLGLLILFPFVWLVMTLATTLSGSRKSSLEIKSGARWAPVLGILLAVFSVAWLGVQVYEVGATLLSFGYGSYSFAQLLVGVDRQYAWIYFFPIAIALVSIGMLLFAVLSWKHSYWGKARRFYYSFTAGVALVYSLFLATAGQLTVFFSDMIL, from the coding sequence ATGCTGCCATTGATTAGTTCATTAAGCAAGGTAATAAAACATAAGTACCGACCGCTTCTAGCTTTTTTGCTGGCCATTGTCCTCGTGGTTCTGCCAGCTTTTCCCCTCCGGAGTCAATCTGAGAAACTTACTCCTAATCCGGCGAACCCCTCGGTCGTGGCGGATGGTAGTACCTACAAAGTTGTGCCCTGCGACCAGTTGAGCAAAATTCCCGGTGAGGACAAAAAAGACGACCTACTGACTCAGATCCTAGGTGACAATCTCTTTGCTTCAGGGAATCAAGAAGGCAAGGACTATGAATGTGGCTATCTGACCGTACCGGAAGTCCACAGCCAGCCTGGGGGCAAAACCCTCCAAGTGGCTATCGCAATCATCAAAAGTACCAACCCAAAGCCCGGTGAGCCGTTGATTCTGTTTCAGGGCGGACCGGGTGGGTCGAGTCTGGATTTGTTTCCCCGTCTGTTTACCTTAAAGGGCGATGAATCGGTGCAAAAGCTCCGGGCACAGAGGGACTTGATCGCCTTTGAAAAGCGGGGGAATCACTATTCTAAACCGAGATTAAACTGTCCAGAATACAAGGAATCCCAGACCGCAGGGACACCAGAGGAACAAGCCAAGGAACGGGCCGGTCTACAAGCCTGTCGGGATCGTCTGACCCGTCAAGGAGTCAATGTTGCCGCTTTTAACAGTGTCGAAAGTGCCCATGATGTAGCCGCTTTAGCAAAAGCATTAGGGTACAAACAGATCAACCTCTATGGCGTGTCCTACGGAACCGAGTTAGTACAGCACGTTATGCGGCAACATCCCGAAATCATCCGCAGCGTGATTCTAGATGGAATTGTGCCTGCCGAGCCGGCTATCGAATCGCAAACGGCGGTCATTTTGGATCGGCTGATTACCCAAGTCGATGTTGCCTGTGCCGCCGACTCCGACTGCAAAGCCCTTTACCCTGATGTTAAGGGCACTTTTGCTGCCACCTATGATCGCTTGAATCAGACACCGGGGTCGGTCAAATTACTGAATTCAAAGAAACAAATAGAGACTCAGAAGGTCACTGCCGATGACCTCGCCTCAACCATTTTTTTGATGGCCTACGATAGTGGTGCGCCCTTTGTCCTCCCGGCTCTGATTTATCAGGCAAGTGAGGGGAACTTTACGTTGATGGCTCCGTATGTTTACTTAGCGATGCTCTCCGGCGATAGCATCACCCAAGGCACTTACTTTTCCGTAAAATGCTCCGAAGATGTTCCTTTTGCAAAGGGCTTGGAGGTGAACGGAGTTGCCCCTTACGCCAAGCAGTGGGGAGGCAAAATCTATGAGGAAATGGTGGCAAAATGTAAGGTCTGGAACGTGCCCGCCATTGCTCAGTCCGCACACAAACCCGTCGTCAACGACATTCCGGCGTTGCTGCTCAACGGTCACTTTGACCCCATTACCCCGCCGATCTTTGGCCGGACGGTAGCTAAAGGCTTACGTCACCATTTCTTTGTCGAGTTTCCCGCTAATGGACACGGGGCGATCGGTACTCTCTGCGCGACTAGCATCATGGCCCAGTTTTTGGCTAATCCTCAACAAACTCCGAATACCTCCTGCACCAATGAGCAAACGGTGAAGTTTATTACCGAGAAAAACACGCTGATAGCACCCGGAACCCGTTGGTTGGGCAAATCTCTATTCGATCTAAGCTGGCAGACGATTTTTCGGCGACTGGTTCTGCTGGGACTGCTGATCCTATTTCCTTTTGTCTGGCTGGTGATGACGCTTGCGACTACTTTGAGCGGCTCGAGAAAATCCTCTCTTGAAATCAAGTCCGGCGCACGTTGGGCCCCAGTGTTGGGGATTTTATTGGCGGTTTTCAGTGTGGCTTGGCTAGGGGTGCAGGTGTATGAAGTGGGCGCAACGCTCCTATCGTTCGGGTATGGCAGCTATAGCTTCGCTCAACTTCTCGTTGGTGTCGATCGTCAGTATGCTTGGATCTATTTCTTCCCCATTGCGATCGCACTTGTCTCCATCGGAATGCTGCTCTTCGCGGTTCTCTCCTGGAAACATTCTTACTGGGGTAAAGCTCGTCGATTCTATTACTCCTTTACGGCGGGGGTGGCGCTCGTCTATAGTCTGTTCCTAGCAACGGCGGGACAATTAACCGTGTTCTTCTCAGATATGATCCTTTGA
- a CDS encoding calcium-binding protein: MSIITVTNNADSGVGSLRQAIADAKAGDTIAFSSTLANKTISLTSGQLNINKNIIIDGTQAANLIISGNNTSRVFEVFNDANYQATNVKFKNLTIANGKLNGTDPNNESSAGAGIKTATYTTLTVENCKINNNVAAFGGGIFTGWRSNTTVINSTFNANDGTSAGSERGGGAIATKSEGSLTVTSSQFINNKGINGGAINSLLGSLTVTDSTFTNNDTTAGASGNGTKGYGGAIYTDGASAYTNDSIGGNITITNSRFEGNKGAGQGGGLFLFTYAPDKIFIDRSQIINNQVIKDGKGDALGGGLRLGNGQFTISNTTFANNLALSQGGGLWVGETSPGSIINSTFSDNKADDGLGGGLGGAAALINGSNPVNIINSTFANNQAGFQGGAFWGGGASTKLTNTIVAYNTAANGGNNWNIKNHTGAQFSDGGGNFQWPPKNPNDPSDLNVTNSVTLADPLLGALQDNGGGFLTRALLTNSPAINNGVNTGLTTDGRGAFRADGRIDSGAFEFGASLNLTGGTGNDTLTGGTGNDTLSGGAGNDILNGATGNDILKGDGGNDTLSGDLGSDTLIGGTGNDLLNLGNSDNAFDLISYNSGDGSDTVNQFSRTGGDQLSFTNIANIDVVTSGTKTLFRVGDGISGNTGFGTGTLLVTLNSTTGFSAANISSNLDAGNTAVFWFS, encoded by the coding sequence ATGTCAATCATTACAGTAACCAATAATGCAGATAGTGGAGTCGGTTCATTAAGGCAAGCTATAGCAGATGCTAAAGCCGGAGATACCATTGCATTCTCCTCGACTTTAGCTAATAAAACTATCAGCCTAACGAGTGGACAATTAAACATTAATAAAAATATAATCATTGACGGAACACAAGCTGCCAATTTAATTATCAGTGGCAATAATACTAGCCGCGTTTTTGAGGTATTCAACGACGCGAACTATCAAGCAACAAATGTAAAATTTAAGAACTTAACCATTGCTAACGGCAAACTGAACGGAACAGACCCCAACAACGAGTCTAGCGCAGGAGCAGGCATTAAAACAGCAACCTACACCACTTTAACGGTAGAGAATTGCAAAATTAATAACAATGTTGCCGCCTTTGGTGGGGGCATTTTTACGGGATGGCGCAGCAATACCACAGTCATTAATAGTACATTTAATGCCAATGACGGCACATCGGCTGGTAGCGAACGAGGCGGCGGCGCGATAGCCACTAAAAGTGAAGGCAGTTTGACGGTTACAAGTTCCCAATTTATTAATAATAAAGGAATTAATGGAGGAGCAATTAATAGTCTTTTAGGTTCATTAACGGTCACTGATTCTACCTTCACGAATAATGATACAACTGCCGGTGCTTCAGGTAACGGAACTAAGGGTTATGGTGGGGCTATTTATACTGATGGAGCGAGTGCTTATACTAATGATTCTATCGGCGGCAATATTACTATTACTAACAGCCGCTTTGAAGGGAATAAAGGCGCAGGACAAGGAGGAGGATTATTTCTCTTTACTTATGCCCCAGATAAGATATTTATTGACCGTTCCCAAATTATTAATAATCAGGTGATTAAGGATGGTAAAGGAGACGCTTTAGGTGGTGGGTTACGGCTCGGAAATGGTCAATTTACTATTAGCAATACGACATTTGCTAACAATTTAGCCTTGAGTCAAGGGGGGGGTTTATGGGTTGGAGAAACCTCACCCGGTAGTATTATCAATAGCACTTTTTCTGATAACAAAGCCGATGATGGTTTAGGCGGCGGTTTAGGGGGTGCGGCTGCCCTGATTAATGGTTCTAATCCCGTTAATATTATTAATAGCACTTTTGCTAATAATCAAGCGGGTTTTCAGGGAGGAGCTTTTTGGGGTGGTGGTGCTAGTACCAAGCTTACCAATACCATTGTTGCCTATAATACGGCGGCTAATGGCGGTAATAACTGGAATATTAAAAACCATACAGGGGCACAATTTTCTGATGGTGGCGGCAATTTTCAATGGCCGCCTAAAAATCCTAATGATCCGAGTGATTTAAATGTTACCAACAGTGTCACTCTCGCTGATCCTCTATTGGGAGCATTGCAAGATAATGGCGGCGGCTTTTTAACCCGTGCCTTGCTGACTAACAGTCCAGCGATCAATAATGGGGTAAATACCGGCTTAACGACGGATGGAAGGGGGGCTTTTCGCGCAGACGGGCGCATAGATAGCGGGGCCTTTGAATTTGGAGCTAGTCTCAATCTTACGGGCGGCACAGGGAATGATACTCTAACTGGTGGTACGGGGAATGACACGCTAAGCGGTGGTGCAGGGAATGATATCCTAAACGGCGCTACAGGTAATGACATACTCAAAGGTGATGGGGGGAATGATACTCTTAGCGGCGACTTGGGTAGTGATACTTTAATTGGCGGTACGGGTAATGATCTTCTCAATTTAGGCAATAGTGATAATGCTTTTGATCTCATTAGCTATAACTCAGGTGATGGCAGCGATACCGTCAATCAATTTTCCCGCACTGGTGGTGATCAACTGAGTTTTACGAATATTGCTAACATTGATGTTGTTACCTCTGGCACTAAGACATTATTCCGTGTGGGTGATGGAATTAGCGGCAATACGGGTTTTGGTACAGGCACACTTTTAGTTACTTTAAATTCAACTACTGGATTTAGTGCCGCTAATATTAGTTCTAACTTAGATGCAGGTAATACAGCCGTTTTTTGGTTTAGTTAA
- the glpX gene encoding class II fructose-bisphosphatase, with amino-acid sequence MENTLGLEIIEVVEQAAIASAKWMGKGEKNTADHVAVEAMRERMNKIHMRGRIVIGEGERDEAPMLYIGEEVGICTREDAKDYCNPDELVEIDIAVDPCEGTNLVAYGQNGSMAVLAISEKGGLFAAPDFYMKKLAAPPVAKGHVDINKSATENLKILSDCMNRSIEELVVVVMDRPRHKELIQEIRQAGARVRLISDGDVSAAISCAFSGTNIHALMGIGAAPEGVISAAAMRCLGGHFQGQLIYDPEVVKTGLIGESKEGNIARLKEMGINNPDRVYNCEELASGETVLFAACGITPGTLMEGVRFFHGGARTQSLVISTQSKTARFVDTVHLFDEPKTLQLR; translated from the coding sequence GTGGAAAATACGCTAGGTTTAGAGATTATAGAAGTTGTCGAACAAGCGGCGATCGCTTCGGCAAAATGGATGGGCAAGGGCGAAAAAAACACTGCTGACCACGTAGCTGTAGAAGCTATGCGGGAGCGGATGAATAAAATTCATATGCGGGGACGCATTGTCATTGGAGAAGGGGAACGGGATGAAGCTCCCATGCTCTATATTGGCGAAGAAGTAGGGATCTGTACCCGAGAAGATGCCAAAGACTATTGTAACCCCGATGAATTAGTGGAAATTGACATTGCTGTTGACCCCTGTGAAGGAACAAACCTAGTTGCTTACGGACAAAACGGTTCAATGGCTGTTTTAGCCATCTCCGAAAAAGGGGGATTGTTTGCGGCTCCTGACTTTTATATGAAAAAATTAGCGGCTCCCCCAGTCGCTAAAGGTCATGTCGATATTAATAAATCCGCTACCGAAAACCTGAAAATCCTTTCTGATTGCATGAATCGCTCCATTGAGGAGTTAGTAGTGGTGGTGATGGACCGTCCCCGTCACAAAGAACTGATTCAAGAAATTCGTCAAGCCGGGGCCCGAGTTCGACTGATCAGTGATGGGGATGTGTCTGCTGCTATTTCCTGCGCTTTTTCCGGGACAAATATTCATGCTTTAATGGGAATAGGGGCTGCTCCTGAAGGGGTGATTTCTGCGGCGGCTATGCGCTGTCTGGGGGGTCATTTCCAAGGACAGTTAATCTATGATCCCGAAGTCGTGAAAACAGGCTTGATCGGCGAAAGCAAAGAGGGTAATATTGCTCGACTCAAAGAGATGGGCATTAACAATCCTGACCGGGTTTACAATTGTGAAGAGTTAGCCAGTGGAGAAACAGTTCTGTTTGCCGCTTGTGGGATCACTCCTGGAACTTTGATGGAAGGAGTCCGTTTCTTTCACGGTGGAGCCAGAACCCAAAGTTTAGTTATCTCTACCCAATCTAAAACGGCTCGCTTTGTTGACACAGTACATTTGTTCGACGAACCCAAGACCCTACAATTACGATAG
- a CDS encoding DUF29 family protein, whose amino-acid sequence MIDKTQISQKSSIQKTPGVCGGNARIRDTRIPVWTLVSFREQGVSEEELLKNYPELNQEDLEAAWTYYANNKAEIAQIIEAEHSKSLYDSDFNLWVEETVKQLQAKNYEMIDWDNLIEEVADLSRSEKRALKSLLTRLLEHLLLIAYWDSERDYNLGHWAGEIQNFRNDILELLATSPSLKPYLIEVFDDCYQNARKFVIKKTRLAPKVFPTEAIATVEQALDEDWLPIGSHE is encoded by the coding sequence ATGATAGACAAAACTCAAATATCTCAAAAATCCTCGATCCAAAAAACTCCTGGAGTTTGTGGAGGAAATGCTCGGATTCGTGATACAAGGATTCCTGTATGGACGTTAGTTTCTTTTCGTGAGCAAGGAGTATCCGAGGAAGAATTGCTCAAAAACTACCCAGAGTTAAATCAAGAAGACTTAGAAGCGGCTTGGACTTATTACGCTAATAATAAAGCGGAAATTGCTCAAATTATTGAGGCTGAACATTCTAAATCTTTATATGATTCTGACTTTAATCTATGGGTTGAAGAAACGGTTAAGCAATTGCAAGCGAAAAATTATGAGATGATAGACTGGGATAATTTAATTGAAGAGGTAGCGGATTTGAGCCGAAGCGAAAAGAGAGCCTTGAAAAGCTTATTAACGAGACTTTTGGAACACTTATTATTAATAGCTTACTGGGACTCTGAAAGAGATTACAATCTAGGGCATTGGGCTGGGGAAATTCAAAATTTTCGTAATGATATTTTAGAATTACTGGCAACAAGCCCCAGTCTCAAGCCTTATTTAATTGAAGTATTTGACGATTGCTACCAAAACGCTCGAAAATTTGTTATTAAAAAAACAAGATTAGCTCCTAAAGTTTTCCCAACTGAAGCAATAGCCACCGTAGAACAAGCTTTAGATGAAGATTGGCTTCCTATAGGATCTCATGAATAA
- a CDS encoding Mo-dependent nitrogenase C-terminal domain-containing protein encodes MDVTYYTIKHLILCDWFESPSKDRVKAVKKIPFWKKLTPLKWLRVRIDQIQVSDPALAHRICQLIPAQCPFARDLKWFGQTLVTIPPLCKINPLYEELMALRWRALCYLADECGQDISAYC; translated from the coding sequence ATGGATGTAACTTATTATACCATAAAACACCTAATTCTCTGCGATTGGTTTGAATCTCCCTCTAAAGATAGAGTAAAGGCCGTTAAAAAAATCCCTTTTTGGAAAAAGTTGACTCCTTTGAAATGGCTTCGAGTCCGTATTGATCAGATTCAAGTGTCTGATCCCGCCTTAGCTCATCGAATCTGTCAATTAATTCCGGCTCAGTGCCCTTTTGCTCGTGATCTTAAGTGGTTTGGACAGACTTTAGTCACCATTCCTCCACTATGTAAGATTAATCCTCTTTATGAGGAGTTAATGGCACTGCGTTGGCGTGCATTGTGTTATTTAGCTGATGAATGTGGTCAAGATATCAGTGCTTACTGCTAA
- the mltA gene encoding murein transglycosylase A has product MKNKIIASLFCLGILGLPASLMMAQNISLFPVEQVTDMTLGLDEQLWNNIGKPGDKQALLAAVDHSLRYLNTPSAEKAYANYPVPGITRDRVRRSLIRFRTLLVNSRTPQELQAAVQREFILYQSVGNNSQGTVHFTGYFEPIYRASRVPTAEYRYPLYRKPSNFNSWKKPHPTRLELEGEDGLLGKKSPLSGYELVWLKDRLEAYLVQVQGSAKLILPDGKMMTVGYDGITDYPYVSLGKELINDGIFQPDELSLPVLIDYLQKNPEKLNVYIPRNNRYIFFRETNGAPAQGSIGVPVTAERSIATDKSIMPPGALALINTRIPYLNNGVMETRQVSRYVLDQDTGGAIKGAGRVDIFMGTGKQAGDRAGLISNTGELYYLLLKN; this is encoded by the coding sequence ATGAAAAATAAAATAATTGCTTCTCTTTTTTGCTTAGGAATCCTTGGTTTACCGGCTAGTCTAATGATGGCTCAAAATATCAGCTTGTTCCCAGTGGAACAGGTGACAGATATGACATTAGGACTCGATGAGCAACTGTGGAACAATATCGGTAAACCTGGAGATAAACAGGCACTATTAGCGGCAGTCGATCATAGTTTAAGATATCTCAATACCCCTAGTGCAGAGAAAGCTTATGCTAATTATCCCGTCCCTGGAATTACCCGCGATCGCGTCCGTCGTTCTTTGATTCGTTTTCGCACCTTATTAGTGAATTCTAGAACTCCTCAAGAGCTACAAGCCGCCGTACAACGGGAGTTTATATTATATCAATCAGTGGGCAATAATAGCCAAGGAACGGTACATTTTACAGGGTATTTTGAACCCATTTATCGAGCCAGTCGTGTCCCGACTGCTGAATATCGCTATCCGCTTTATCGTAAACCCTCTAATTTTAATAGTTGGAAGAAGCCCCATCCTACTCGTTTAGAGTTAGAAGGAGAAGACGGATTATTAGGTAAAAAAAGTCCTCTGTCTGGGTATGAATTAGTTTGGTTAAAAGATCGTTTAGAAGCCTATTTAGTACAGGTTCAGGGTTCAGCTAAGTTAATTCTTCCTGATGGAAAAATGATGACAGTGGGATATGATGGGATTACTGATTATCCTTATGTGAGTCTGGGAAAAGAGTTAATTAATGATGGGATTTTTCAGCCTGATGAGTTGAGTTTACCGGTATTAATTGATTACTTACAAAAAAATCCTGAGAAACTGAATGTTTATATACCGCGTAATAACCGTTATATCTTTTTTAGGGAAACAAATGGCGCACCCGCACAAGGGAGTATCGGAGTTCCAGTAACAGCAGAGCGATCAATTGCTACTGATAAATCTATCATGCCGCCTGGAGCATTAGCTTTAATAAATACTCGTATTCCTTATTTAAATAATGGGGTAATGGAGACTCGCCAAGTCAGTCGTTATGTATTGGATCAGGATACCGGAGGCGCGATAAAAGGAGCCGGAAGAGTTGATATTTTTATGGGTACTGGAAAACAAGCCGGAGATAGAGCAGGTTTAATTAGTAATACAGGGGAGTTGTATTATTTGTTGTTGAAGAATTAA
- a CDS encoding TIGR00266 family protein, which produces MEVELMYQSAYTIGRLRLVGGEQVRVESGSMVGMSAGVTLETTTTGGFMQSLRRSLLGGESFFQNVFTAPAQGGEVLVAPSLPGDLKVLDMSEPMLLQSGCYVASDMGIALDSKWGGSKSFFGTGGGLFMLRAEGQGQIVVSSYGAIHEITLDRGESYTVDTGHLVALSESMPFKTRSIGGMKTFMFSGEGFVIDLTGPGKFLVQTRSQDQFLSWLIPKLPKSSSSS; this is translated from the coding sequence ATGGAAGTCGAGTTAATGTATCAATCTGCCTACACAATTGGGCGACTGCGCCTCGTTGGGGGCGAACAGGTGCGGGTAGAGTCCGGTTCGATGGTGGGTATGTCTGCCGGAGTTACTCTGGAAACCACCACGACTGGAGGGTTTATGCAATCTCTGCGGCGATCGCTATTGGGTGGCGAGAGCTTTTTCCAAAATGTTTTCACCGCTCCGGCTCAAGGGGGCGAGGTGCTGGTTGCCCCCTCCCTACCTGGAGATTTAAAGGTATTGGACATGAGCGAACCGATGCTATTACAGTCAGGCTGCTACGTAGCTTCCGACATGGGCATCGCCCTTGATTCAAAATGGGGTGGATCGAAGTCGTTCTTTGGTACCGGGGGAGGACTGTTTATGCTGCGAGCCGAGGGACAGGGGCAGATAGTGGTATCTTCCTACGGGGCAATTCATGAGATCACCCTCGACAGGGGTGAATCCTACACGGTGGATACTGGGCATCTGGTAGCCCTGAGCGAATCGATGCCCTTTAAGACTCGCTCCATTGGGGGTATGAAGACCTTTATGTTCAGTGGCGAAGGCTTTGTGATAGATCTGACCGGTCCGGGTAAGTTTTTGGTGCAAACGCGGTCACAGGATCAATTTTTGTCCTGGCTAATTCCCAAGCTGCCCAAATCTAGCAGCAGTAGTTAA
- a CDS encoding glutamyl-tRNA reductase, producing the protein MNIVVVGLSHKTAPVEVREKLSIPEAKLEEALAHLRSYPHITEVAILSTCNRLEIYAVISETEQGVIEISQFLSEKGHIPLHHLRRHLFILLHQDAVRHLMRVAAGLESLVLGEGQILAQVKNTHKLAQKYQGIGRLLDRLFKQAMTAGKRVRTETSIGTGAVSISSAAVELAQMKVIDICLCRVVIIGAGKMSRLLVKHLLSKGVTKIAIVNRSLRRAEELASLFPEAQLQLHPLEEMISAVSVSDIVFTSTGATEPILNRALLEPVIEINQSLMLVDISVPRNVDADVHGLEPIQAYNVDDLKAVVAANQESRRRLAQEAEGLLEEEVESFELWWRSLDTVPTISCLRDKVETIREQELEKALSRLGTEFAEKHQEVIEALTRGIVNKILHEPMVQLRAQQDIEARKRCLQSLQMLFDLDVEEQYI; encoded by the coding sequence ATGAATATTGTTGTAGTGGGCCTGAGCCATAAAACAGCCCCGGTCGAAGTCCGTGAAAAATTGAGCATTCCAGAAGCCAAGCTCGAAGAAGCCTTGGCTCATTTACGTAGCTATCCCCATATCACTGAAGTTGCTATCCTCAGTACCTGTAACCGTCTAGAAATTTATGCGGTGATTAGCGAAACGGAACAGGGTGTTATAGAAATTAGTCAGTTTTTATCAGAGAAAGGCCACATTCCTCTTCATCATCTGCGCCGACATCTGTTTATCTTGCTGCACCAAGACGCGGTGAGACATTTAATGCGAGTAGCCGCCGGACTAGAAAGTTTAGTCTTAGGCGAAGGACAAATTTTAGCCCAAGTGAAAAATACTCACAAGCTGGCTCAAAAATATCAAGGGATAGGACGACTTTTAGACCGTCTGTTTAAACAAGCGATGACGGCCGGCAAACGGGTTCGTACTGAAACCAGTATTGGCACTGGGGCAGTTTCTATCAGTTCGGCGGCAGTAGAATTGGCTCAAATGAAGGTGATTGATATCTGTCTTTGTCGGGTGGTGATTATTGGGGCCGGTAAAATGTCCCGTCTGTTGGTCAAGCATTTGTTGTCAAAAGGGGTAACAAAAATTGCCATCGTTAACCGCTCTCTACGACGAGCAGAAGAGTTGGCCAGTTTGTTTCCTGAAGCACAACTACAGCTACACCCCCTAGAAGAGATGATTAGTGCTGTTTCCGTGTCGGATATCGTTTTTACCAGTACAGGGGCAACAGAACCCATTCTCAACCGCGCTCTTTTAGAACCGGTGATCGAGATCAATCAGTCTTTAATGCTAGTGGATATCTCTGTCCCTCGTAACGTGGATGCAGATGTTCATGGCTTAGAGCCTATTCAGGCTTATAATGTTGATGATTTAAAGGCAGTGGTGGCGGCTAACCAGGAAAGTCGCCGTCGCCTAGCTCAAGAGGCTGAAGGGTTGTTAGAAGAAGAAGTAGAATCATTTGAATTGTGGTGGCGATCGCTTGATACCGTCCCCACGATTAGTTGTTTACGAGATAAGGTGGAGACGATCAGAGAACAGGAATTAGAAAAAGCACTCTCCCGTTTAGGGACAGAATTTGCTGAGAAACATCAAGAGGTTATAGAAGCGCTCACCCGAGGGATTGTCAATAAAATTCTTCATGAACCAATGGTACAATTGAGGGCGCAGCAAGATATAGAGGCTCGCAAACGATGTTTACAGTCGTTGCAAATGTTGTTTGATTTGGATGTAGAAGAACAATATATCTAG
- a CDS encoding DUF29 domain-containing protein, whose protein sequence is MLDISKVPKSLYDADFNRWVEETVKQLQAKNYEAIDWDNLIEEVADLSGRDKDKLMSLLTRLFEHLLKVAYWESEREYNLNHWNGEIQNFRIQILRLLKKSPSLKPYLIEVFDECYQDAREIMIKKTGLNSGLLPTEVIATVEEVLDKDWFPIVSNE, encoded by the coding sequence ATGCTAGACATTTCAAAAGTTCCTAAATCTCTATATGATGCTGACTTTAACCGATGGGTTGAAGAAACGGTTAAGCAATTACAAGCGAAAAATTATGAGGCAATAGACTGGGACAATTTAATTGAAGAGGTAGCAGATTTGAGTGGACGGGATAAAGATAAATTAATGAGTCTGTTAACTCGACTGTTTGAACACTTATTAAAAGTAGCTTACTGGGAATCTGAAAGAGAGTATAATCTAAATCATTGGAATGGTGAGATTCAAAACTTTCGGATTCAGATTTTAAGATTGCTAAAAAAAAGCCCCAGTCTTAAACCTTATTTAATTGAAGTATTTGACGAGTGCTATCAAGATGCCCGAGAAATAATGATTAAAAAAACAGGATTAAATTCGGGACTTTTGCCAACTGAAGTAATAGCTACTGTAGAGGAAGTTTTAGATAAAGATTGGTTTCCTATAGTATCTAATGAATAA
- a CDS encoding DUF29 domain-containing protein translates to MEAEHCKSLYDADYNLWVEETVKQLQAKNYEMIDWDNLIEEVGDLGRSEKRALKSLLTRLFEHLLKVVYWESEREYNLDHWNGEIQNFRIQILELLKTSPSLKPYLIEVFEECYQNAREIMIQKTRLEPKTFPDEAIASVEEVLDKNWFPRLKDG, encoded by the coding sequence ATTGAGGCTGAACATTGTAAATCTTTATATGATGCTGACTATAACCTATGGGTTGAAGAAACGGTTAAGCAATTACAAGCGAAAAATTATGAGATGATAGACTGGGACAATTTAATTGAAGAGGTAGGAGATTTGGGCAGAAGTGAAAAGAGGGCATTAAAAAGTTTATTAACTAGACTCTTTGAACACTTACTAAAAGTTGTCTACTGGGAATCTGAAAGAGAGTATAACTTAGATCATTGGAACGGTGAGATTCAAAACTTTCGGATTCAGATCTTAGAATTGCTTAAAACAAGCCCTAGTCTCAAACCTTATTTAATTGAAGTTTTTGAGGAGTGTTATCAAAACGCACGAGAAATTATGATTCAAAAAACAAGATTAGAACCGAAAACTTTTCCAGATGAAGCGATAGCTAGTGTAGAGGAAGTATTAGATAAAAATTGGTTTCCAAGGCTAAAAGATGGATAA